Proteins co-encoded in one Methanotorris formicicus Mc-S-70 genomic window:
- a CDS encoding Ni/Fe hydrogenase subunit alpha → MVKLSVEPVTRVEGHGKITVSFDENGNLDKVHFHVVEVRGFEKFLEGRYIEDAPIYTPRICGICQVAHHLASAKAVDAVFGVKIPETAELLRNLMHQGATVHSHALHFYMLAAPDLMLIDDALKRNILAIAKEHPEIVKDAIELRKIGQTIVKVVGGKAIHPVTCVVGGQSKPLKEDEREELLKLSERAVELSEKSIEIGKKLIENLKENDLLDIGYFESYHAGMVNDGVHELYDGKIRVVNAEGKVEYEFDPSEYMNYIAEGVRPYSYLKFPYLKDKGEEGVYRVNTLSRLNVADKMATLLAQKYYEEFVKEFGKPCHYPMLFHYARLIELLSSAEKVKELLENDKIVVEDIRAEPEDIVGEGVGCVEAPRGTLIHHFKTDEEGIITDANLIVATVQNNPAMDIGVRKVAEKYLKSPDDANPQILNYMEMVIRAYDPCLSCATHVIGNSNNGLSLEVYKKNELVKVIRG, encoded by the coding sequence TACGAGGGTTGAAGGGCATGGAAAAATAACCGTATCCTTTGACGAGAATGGGAATTTGGATAAGGTTCATTTCCACGTTGTTGAGGTTAGGGGCTTTGAGAAGTTTTTGGAAGGGAGGTATATAGAGGATGCTCCAATCTATACGCCAAGAATTTGTGGGATATGTCAAGTTGCCCACCATTTGGCAAGTGCTAAAGCAGTGGATGCAGTGTTTGGTGTAAAAATCCCAGAAACTGCCGAACTTTTGAGGAATTTAATGCACCAAGGGGCAACAGTCCATAGCCATGCACTTCACTTCTACATGCTCGCTGCACCAGATTTGATGCTTATAGACGATGCTTTAAAAAGAAATATCTTGGCAATTGCAAAAGAACATCCAGAGATTGTTAAAGATGCTATAGAGTTGAGAAAAATAGGGCAGACAATTGTTAAAGTTGTTGGAGGTAAGGCAATCCACCCAGTTACGTGTGTAGTTGGAGGGCAGTCAAAACCATTGAAAGAAGATGAAAGGGAGGAATTATTAAAATTATCTGAAAGGGCAGTTGAACTTTCCGAAAAGTCCATTGAAATTGGAAAAAAACTCATTGAGAACTTAAAGGAGAATGATTTATTAGATATTGGCTATTTTGAATCCTACCATGCAGGTATGGTAAATGATGGAGTTCATGAACTCTACGATGGAAAAATTAGAGTAGTTAATGCAGAGGGAAAAGTTGAGTATGAATTTGACCCATCAGAATACATGAACTACATTGCTGAAGGTGTTAGGCCATATTCTTACTTAAAATTCCCATACTTAAAAGATAAAGGGGAAGAAGGGGTCTATAGAGTAAATACATTATCAAGGTTAAATGTAGCGGATAAAATGGCAACACTATTAGCACAAAAATACTATGAAGAATTCGTTAAAGAATTCGGAAAACCGTGCCATTATCCAATGCTCTTCCACTATGCAAGGTTAATTGAACTTCTCTCAAGTGCTGAAAAGGTAAAAGAACTTTTAGAGAATGATAAAATTGTTGTAGAAGATATAAGGGCAGAACCAGAAGATATTGTTGGAGAAGGAGTTGGATGCGTTGAGGCACCAAGGGGAACATTAATCCACCACTTCAAAACAGATGAGGAAGGAATCATAACCGATGCAAACCTAATTGTCGCAACAGTCCAAAACAACCCTGCTATGGACATTGGAGTTAGAAAGGTTGCTGAAAAATACTTAAAAAGCCCAGACGATGCAAATCCACAAATCCTAAACTACATGGAGATGGTAATTAGGGCATATGACCCATGCTTATCATGTGCAACCCATGTAATTGGAAACTCCAATAATGGCCTTTCATTAGAGGTTTACAAGAAAAATGAATTAGTCAAAGTCATAAGGGGATAA
- a CDS encoding 4Fe-4S binding protein, which yields MIVINTEDCYLCKACERACPNEALKFNPLKVCMLCGNCVNACPNNALSLREINIDGKKIKQIGYNPSKCDLCGECVNVCPNNLKIEENRLKGFCVGCMKCIDACPDGFVGMEGVVEPNKKEITIPKEPIVVTDDCVGCGICANECPVNAIEIKDNKAVVDESKCIYCSICAQTCPWNAIFVAGRKVPKRDKTIKKFEIDEELCVGCGVCAEVCPRNLIKIEDMVAIPPVGCPSCGLCVNACPVNAITLEVGYEPPKPVSEGGLVWVEENCNYCGSCAMKCPTSAIKVINKRGMELPTKKKTEEKEKFRMCVRCGACTIACPTGALKLGKVTHNGKEYNRIEFSPSLCDKCGKCVEICPYNVLELADNNEMPLKGFCVMCLKCVETCEKIKRNALALK from the coding sequence ATGATAGTGATAAATACGGAGGATTGTTACCTATGCAAAGCGTGTGAAAGGGCATGTCCTAATGAGGCACTAAAGTTTAATCCCCTTAAGGTTTGCATGTTATGTGGTAATTGTGTCAATGCATGCCCAAATAATGCCTTAAGTTTGAGAGAAATCAACATAGACGGTAAAAAAATTAAGCAAATAGGTTACAATCCAAGTAAATGCGATTTATGCGGAGAGTGTGTAAATGTTTGTCCAAATAACCTAAAAATTGAAGAAAACAGGTTAAAGGGCTTCTGTGTTGGATGTATGAAGTGCATCGATGCCTGTCCAGATGGATTCGTTGGAATGGAAGGAGTTGTTGAACCAAACAAAAAAGAAATCACAATTCCAAAAGAACCAATTGTTGTTACAGATGACTGTGTTGGATGCGGGATTTGTGCTAATGAATGTCCAGTAAATGCCATAGAGATTAAGGACAACAAAGCCGTTGTTGATGAAAGTAAATGTATCTACTGCAGTATATGTGCTCAAACATGTCCATGGAATGCAATATTTGTTGCAGGTAGAAAAGTTCCAAAAAGAGACAAAACAATTAAGAAATTCGAAATTGATGAGGAACTTTGTGTTGGATGTGGAGTTTGTGCAGAGGTCTGTCCAAGGAACCTCATAAAAATTGAGGATATGGTTGCAATTCCACCAGTAGGATGTCCAAGTTGTGGGTTATGTGTTAATGCATGTCCTGTAAATGCTATAACCTTGGAGGTTGGGTATGAGCCACCAAAACCAGTAAGTGAAGGGGGGCTTGTGTGGGTTGAGGAAAACTGTAACTACTGCGGTTCATGTGCAATGAAGTGTCCAACAAGTGCTATAAAAGTAATTAACAAGAGAGGAATGGAACTTCCAACAAAGAAGAAAACAGAAGAGAAAGAAAAATTCAGAATGTGTGTAAGATGCGGAGCATGTACAATTGCATGCCCAACAGGAGCATTGAAGTTAGGTAAAGTAACCCACAACGGAAAAGAATACAACAGAATCGAATTCAGCCCATCCCTCTGTGATAAATGTGGGAAATGTGTTGAAATCTGCCCATATAACGTATTAGAGCTAGCTGACAATAATGAAATGCCATTAAAAGGATTCTGTGTGATGTGCTTGAAATGTGTTGAGACATGTGAGAAGATTAAGAGGAATGCTCTGGCATTGAAATAA